CTTTAACAGTAAAAACCTGCCGGCTGTCACCGGGCAGTTGGAAAGTAAGGTTATCGCCTAATTGCAACTGATATTCCTCGGCTAAGCTGCTTCCTACAAGAATCTGATTTCCCTCCAGTTGGATGGAGCCTTCTTCTAAACCATCTTCCAACTGATACAGTTCATTGGCTCGTTCCGGCAACACTCCCCGAAATACAATCGGAGCCGAAACACCGCTTCTCAGCAAAAAACCATTTCCCTGAACCAGCGGAGATACAGCCGTCATTTCCGGATGCTGATCCAAGGCTTCCATCAAAGGCCGCCATTCTTTCAGCCTTTCATCTTCCTGCTGAAAATTGCCATCTATACGATGGGTATAAGAGGTGGATGAGGAATAACTTTCCCCAGAAAAACGATTATCGCCGCTAAAAATAATATGGGCACTGCTGCCCACCGTATTATCAATCAGATTTGCCTGCAAACCGCTGATTAAAGTGCCAAGAAATACTTGTACCGCTACACCTACCGCAATCCCTAACATAATAAAGGCGGTCTGACCCCGTCCGTCCTTTAAAAACCGAAAGGCCACCTTCCATTCAAATCCCATGAACCCACCTCCTTTCCTGGTAATCTTAAGGCTTTACAAGACTTTCGCCAGCTTCCAGCCCTTCTAATACCAGGATTTTTTCCAGACCAATGCTTTCTGTCCGCGGTAATATTCGTTCTTCCTGCTGGCCATTTTCCAGTACTATGACCCGGACTGGGTCTCGTCCGGCCAGATAAGCAACAGGCAGTAATAAAGCATCTTCCAATACCCGAACTTCTATTTCAGCCTGCAAGGTTAAATCTTCAATTAAAAAGTCCGCCTTTTCTTCCATCTCTAATTGGACCAGTACCGTTCCCGTGTCCGCATCTACTCTGGGAGCAATGCGGCTGACACGAGCCGAAACCTCCCGTGACGGATAGGCTTCCGGCCAAAGCAAGGCAGGTTGCCCAACTTCCAGCAGGGCAATATTTCGTTCGTCAATTTCCACTTCAGCAATGAAAGAAGTTTCTCGGACAAGGGTCAGCAGCGGATCTCCCTTTTGTGCCAGTTCTCCCACTTCCCGATGGGTTTCCAAAACCTTGCCGGGGATGGGAGAGGATAACTGATAGCGATTCCTTTCCTGTTGAAGGTTTTCCATCTGCACCTCTGCTTGTTCCAGAAGTGCCAGCGATTCCGTTGTTTCACTGCCACCGGGAGAGTAAACTTCCACATCTTTTCTTGCTGTAGCGATTTGAAGCTCCAGTTTTTCCAGCTCCTGTACAGACTGTTCCCATAAATCCATGGCCTTTTCTGTGGCTTCCAATGTTTCCAGAGGAAGTGCCCCTTGTTCATATAAGCGACGGTGACGGTGTAAGCGTCGCTGGAGGTCTTCTTCTTCCAGTGCCAGCTCTTCTTGCCGGACAGATTGTTCCAATAGGAGAGATTCCAGGCGATTCCTAGCTTCTGGTAAACGATTTTCAGCAATGTTTCGATGCTGTGCCTGGGCTACAGCGACAGCCGCTGCCTGCTGGCGAAGCTGCCACTGTAGATCTTCGTCATCCAGTTGAACAAGTAATTGCTCCTTTTCCACCAGATCCCCCTCCGCTACGGTTAAGTCCAGCACCTGGCCGGTCACCTGAGCCTGCAGGTAAAAGGGAGATCCTGTTAGCCGACCGGTGGCCGTTAACACCTGCCGGAAAGTTTGTGGCTGTATTTCCAACAGCTCATTTTCTTCTGAAGCAGGCATCAATAGGAAAAATGCCATGCCAAAGGTCAGAATTATCATTAATAAGATAAGGATTTTTTTCTTTTGCTTCATGGGCCATCACCTCTGCTTTCTAAAATTCCGATACCTTTATCCGATGAGGACCACAGCTAAGACCCTTTCTTCTACAAAAAGGGAGATAAGCGGTGCGGCGTCTCATTTATCAAAGGTATAATAGCTGAATACCCATTAGAAAAAGGGTCGAATCATTCAAATCCTTCCAATACATTCTAAGGTATTAATAAAATTTCAAAAAAACGGATGAAAAAAGAGTTTATCAGCAGGAAGAGAAAGGATTTTTTGTAGATTTTTCCAGCACTTTCTGATATAATCACCCTGAAACCGTCAGTCACCAAAGGGTTTCAAAAAACCTTAGGAATACAGATTAAAAACGATGGAATACGATAGATAGGGCGTGAATGATTTTGAAAAAATTGTTTATCAGGGTATTTTTGATGGCCTTTTTATGCTTTACACTGCTTTTTACCGGTGTCTTTGCTGCCTTCAATACCTTTA
This region of Tindallia magadiensis genomic DNA includes:
- a CDS encoding efflux RND transporter periplasmic adaptor subunit: MKQKKKILILLMIILTFGMAFFLLMPASEENELLEIQPQTFRQVLTATGRLTGSPFYLQAQVTGQVLDLTVAEGDLVEKEQLLVQLDDEDLQWQLRQQAAAVAVAQAQHRNIAENRLPEARNRLESLLLEQSVRQEELALEEEDLQRRLHRHRRLYEQGALPLETLEATEKAMDLWEQSVQELEKLELQIATARKDVEVYSPGGSETTESLALLEQAEVQMENLQQERNRYQLSSPIPGKVLETHREVGELAQKGDPLLTLVRETSFIAEVEIDERNIALLEVGQPALLWPEAYPSREVSARVSRIAPRVDADTGTVLVQLEMEEKADFLIEDLTLQAEIEVRVLEDALLLPVAYLAGRDPVRVIVLENGQQEERILPRTESIGLEKILVLEGLEAGESLVKP